The Candidatus Methylomirabilota bacterium genome contains the following window.
GGGCCCCCGGCGACTCTTGAGGCGGAGGAACTGGGCGCGGAGGTAGCCGTCCTTCTTGCGGGCGGCGGCCCACGCGCCTTGGACGAGGGTGGTCTTCAGCCAGGGGTTGCTGGGGCGCGTGCGGGTGGACCGGCGCTTGCCGGCACTCTCGTCGAGGCGCGGACAGAGCCCGGCCCAGGAGATGAGATGGCCGGCCGTGGGAAAGCGGGTCATATCGAAGCCGATCTCGGCGACGATGACGCGGGCGACGGTCTCGCTCACGCCGGGCATGGTGATCAGGCGGTCGACGGCCGCGCGAAAGGGGGCGAGGGCATTCCCCAGACGCGCCTCCACCTCCGCCACCGCCGCTTCGAGCGTGGCAATCTGGGCAAGATGCAGCTGCAGCAGGAAGCGGTGGTGGGCCGTGACGCGTCCGTGCAGGGCGGCGACGAGGTCCGCCCGCGAGGCCTTGATGCGGCCGCGGGCCAACTCGGCCAAGCGTTCCGGATCCGTCTCGCCGGCGACCAGGGCCTGCAGGATGGCGCGGCCGCTCACGCCCAGGATGTCGCTGAGGGTCCCGGTCAGCTTGAGGTTGGCGGTCTCCAAGGTCTTCTGGATGCGCAGGGTGTGTTGCGTGATCTCGCGCACGAGTTGTTTGCGCGTGCGGGTGAGATCGCGCAGCTCCTGAATGGGGGCGGGCGGTACGAAGCTCCCCCTGATGAGCCCATGGGCCAGCAGGTCGGCGATCCAAGTGGCGTCGTTGACATCGCTCTTGCGGCCGGGGATGTTCCGAATGTGCATGGCGTTGGCGAGGATCAATTCCATGCTCCCGTCGAGCACGTGCCAGACGGGCTTCCAGTACACGCCGGTCGATTCCATCGCGACGTGGGTGCAGCCGTGGGCGGTCAGCCAGTCGCTCAGCGCCACCAACTCCTGGGTAGTGGTACCGAACGTCCGCACGTCGTGCGTGA
Protein-coding sequences here:
- a CDS encoding IS110 family transposase, whose product is MELMHPQCAGLDVHQHTVVACARGVTGAAITHDVRTFGTTTQELVALSDWLTAHGCTHVAMESTGVYWKPVWHVLDGSMELILANAMHIRNIPGRKSDVNDATWIADLLAHGLIRGSFVPPAPIQELRDLTRTRKQLVREITQHTLRIQKTLETANLKLTGTLSDILGVSGRAILQALVAGETDPERLAELARGRIKASRADLVAALHGRVTAHHRFLLQLHLAQIATLEAAVAEVEARLGNALAPFRAAVDRLITMPGVSETVARVIVAEIGFDMTRFPTAGHLISWAGLCPRLDESAGKRRSTRTRPSNPWLKTTLVQGAWAAARKKDGYLRAQFLRLKSRRGPKKAIIAVAASMLTAAYYMLKDSVDYRDLGADHFDRRDKAKLAKRLVARLHDLGFSVELRAA